AACAATGGACCAAATATGTATTCTTCCCGACTCCAAGCCACAGGCCGCAATCATAGGCTTGTGAGGATGCCATTCCACCACTCCATGCTCTTCCTTTGGTCCTTCCAGAATCTTTACCAGACTTCCGTGATTTCTCTCccatatataaatatcgtGATTGTTGAATGTTGAAGCCGTTACATATTCCCCCGTTGCACTAAATGCTACATGATTCCAACTCAGCCTATTCACCACATCTTGAAATTTGTGCTCGACTTCAATATCTATCGTGTCAGGGTCCAGATCCTCAGCTGACAAATTTGGTATCTGGATTGTCCTAATAATTCTGTCCTGAGCATTGACTACCACGTCTCGCCCAGAAGTTGTAAGCCGCATATAAAGTAACACGCCGGTGCACAATTTTGTGGAGTAAATAACCGTCCTCGTAGCAACTTCTATTATGTTCAGCCATCCCTTGTTAGTACCTGAAAGTATGTGATCTCCCGAGGCGGTGAAAATCGCGACCGTTGTGGTTTGTGGTGCGATCGGTTTCGATTCGTCTTCTCCATATACTGTTCGTTTTTTAATTGTAGAAGGTAGGATGTATTTCACAACTTGAAGGTTTGTAAGATCTACTAGTAGAGGCGGATCTTCGAACAATGAgaccaatatcttcaaactAGCACGCGTAGAAAGAGTTAGTCGCTGTCCTGAAGACAAACTAAGAACGATATTTCTCGACTCACTGTGTCCAAGGATGAAATTCTGCCAAATATACCGGTGCCTCAAACCGTACAGTCCTCAGAATACTCCCGtccatcaaatcccaaacaATAGATGTCCAATCTT
The Botrytis cinerea B05.10 chromosome 5, complete sequence DNA segment above includes these coding regions:
- the Bcswd1 gene encoding Bcswd1, with protein sequence MNLSLTDPFVLAQDYPESSTLTLRSGHASCVRFNRKGDFLAAGRTDGTVVIFDVETNGIARKLKGHTRQVQSLSWSRDGRFLLTSSQDWTSIVWDLMDGSILRTVRFEAPVYLAEFHPWTHLKILVSLFEDPPLLVDLTNLQVVKYILPSTIKKRTVYGEDESKPIAPQTTTVAIFTASGDHILSGTNKGWLNIIEVATRTVIYSTKLCTGVLLYMRLTTSGRDVVVNAQDRIIRTIQIPNLSAEDLDPDTIDIEVEHKFQDVVNRLSWNHVAFSATGEYVTASTFNNHDIYIWERNHGSLVKILEGPKEEHGVVEWHPHKPMIAACGLESGRIHIWSIVPQQRWSALAPDFAEVEENVEYIEREDEFDIHPQEEIHKRRLDAEDDDIDVLTVEPIKGDVIDEDNAFRMPVQLDGDDTESEEEFVAVGRGEMRRKSPSDGRNYQLDSEAIGSADEQPRRKKGRRR